TCATGCCAACGCCGCACGATGCGGGCGCGCTCGAACACCGAGGTCTTCTTCCAAGTCTGGAAGGCGCGGGCCGCCGCGTCGATCGCCCGGTGCGCGCCGCCGGCGCCCACATCGGCCACCTTGGCCACCACCGAGCGGTCGGCGGGGTTGCGCACCTCGAAGCTGTCAGAGCTGTCCACCCAGCCGCCATCAATGAAAGAGGCGCTCTTGAGGAGGGTGGGATCGGTGAGGCGGCTTTTCAGATCGGTCATGCTCAGTCCTTGCTTTTGGTCTTTTTCGCGCTCATGGCTGCGCGGAATCTGGCGGCCCATCCGGGCTTGGTCTCCTGACGCGCCCGGGCGAGGCCCAGCCCGTCGGCCGGCACGTCGCCGGTGATCACCGAGCCTGACCCGGTCATCGCCCCGGCCCCGATCTCCACCGGCGCCACAAGCGAGGAGTTCGACCCGATGAAGGCGCCCTCCCCGATCACCGTGCGGTGCTTGAAGAACCCGTCATAATTGCAGGTGATCGTCCCGGCGCCGATATTGGCCTTCGCGCCCACATCGCTATCTCCGATATAGGACAGGTGATTGGCTTTTGCGCCCTCCCCCAGGCGGGATTTTTTCACCTCGACAAAATTGCCCACTTTCGCCCCCGCCTCCAGCACCGCGCCGGGGCGCAGCCGGGCGTAAGGTCCGACCTCGCAGTCCGGGCCGACATAAGCGCCTTCAAGATGGCTGAATGCCCGGATCACCGCGCCGCCCGCCACCGAAACGCCCGGGCCGAACACCACATGGGGCTCGATCACCACGTCGGCTTCAATTTGCGTGTCATGGCTGAAGAAGACGGTTTCGGGCGCGGTCAGCGTCACCCCGGCGGTCATCGCCTCTGCGCGGCGGCGCGTCTGGAAGGCGGCCTCGGCGGCGGCCAGATCGGCCCGGTCATTGACGCCCAGCACCTCGCGCTCATCGGCCCGCACGACGCGCGCGTCCAGCCCGTCCGCGCGCGCCATGGCGACAATGTCGGTCAGATAGTATTCGCCCTTGGCGTTGTCGTTTTTCAGCGCCGCCAGCCAGCCCCAGAGGTGCTCCGCCCGGCAGGCGATCACACCCGAATTGCACAGGCGCACCGCGCGCTGCTGCTCGCTCGCGTCCTTGGCCTCCACGATCGCTTCCAGCACGCCGGGCGCCGATTCGATCAG
The window above is part of the Hyphomonadaceae bacterium ML37 genome. Proteins encoded here:
- the glmU gene encoding bifunctional UDP-N-acetylglucosamine diphosphorylase/glucosamine-1-phosphate N-acetyltransferase GlmU, which codes for MTHRARAAVILAAGQGTRMKSALAKPLHAVAGRAMLDWSLDLARAAGAERIVTVWGAHSPAVRDRAAAAGAVTVLQDPPSGTGHAVRQAQAALAGFEGDVIVLYADTPLIRPETVEAVFAALDEAAVAVLGFEPDAPGGYGRLIESAPGVLEAIVEAKDASEQQRAVRLCNSGVIACRAEHLWGWLAALKNDNAKGEYYLTDIVAMARADGLDARVVRADEREVLGVNDRADLAAAEAAFQTRRRAEAMTAGVTLTAPETVFFSHDTQIEADVVIEPHVVFGPGVSVAGGAVIRAFSHLEGAYVGPDCEVGPYARLRPGAVLEAGAKVGNFVEVKKSRLGEGAKANHLSYIGDSDVGAKANIGAGTITCNYDGFFKHRTVIGEGAFIGSNSSLVAPVEIGAGAMTGSGSVITGDVPADGLGLARARQETKPGWAARFRAAMSAKKTKSKD